A window from Glaciimonas sp. PCH181 encodes these proteins:
- a CDS encoding MFS transporter: protein MMQNEGGALCITPKAELLLVDAEVNNHDEDIDEKSTLPHPSEIEHVAASAAARFAQSKLVLVLGIFLVGINLRPALSSLAPILEMVRQGTGLSSAGAGVLTTLPVLCFGIFAPLAPLLARWWSAERVILSALLVLAAGMALRVFLGVQGLFAGTLLVGASIGVVMVLLPGIIKRDFPRHAGVMTGLYTMALSLGAALASGITVPIKQLAGGDWRVALAFWMLPALLAAVIWWPQLAPRLSLSGGHQGQHRYRVSGVLRSKLAWQVTLYLGLQSALAYIVFGWLPTIMISRGMTPLDAGLLMSLSVSSQLITAFSGPWLATRGKDQRLMIILAVIFTTTGMMGCLFGGLGGSVASVFASGDISDIGAVWWWAVILGLGQGGTFSIALMLIVLRSSDPHIAASLSGMAQGFGYSIAALGPLAVGIMHDISDGWHTSAILFIVVAFGILVAGWGAGQNGHVKVTVTRE, encoded by the coding sequence ATGATGCAAAACGAGGGCGGCGCTTTATGCATAACGCCTAAGGCAGAGTTATTGCTGGTCGATGCTGAGGTCAACAATCATGACGAGGACATCGATGAAAAAAGTACATTACCGCATCCCTCTGAAATAGAGCATGTCGCCGCTAGCGCTGCGGCTAGATTTGCGCAATCAAAGCTGGTGTTAGTGCTGGGTATATTTTTGGTAGGCATCAATTTGCGCCCGGCGTTATCAAGTCTTGCACCCATCCTGGAGATGGTGCGGCAGGGCACTGGTTTATCCTCGGCCGGTGCAGGAGTGCTGACGACTTTACCTGTGCTGTGCTTTGGTATTTTTGCACCGTTGGCACCTTTGTTGGCGCGTTGGTGGTCGGCTGAGCGGGTAATTTTATCGGCTTTATTGGTATTAGCCGCCGGCATGGCGTTGCGGGTTTTTCTAGGTGTGCAGGGTTTGTTTGCGGGGACTTTGCTAGTGGGCGCTAGCATCGGCGTGGTGATGGTCTTGTTGCCGGGGATTATCAAACGTGATTTTCCGCGTCATGCCGGTGTAATGACCGGTTTATATACGATGGCGCTGTCGCTTGGGGCGGCGTTGGCGTCCGGGATTACGGTGCCGATTAAACAACTGGCGGGCGGTGATTGGCGGGTCGCGTTGGCGTTTTGGATGTTGCCCGCGTTACTTGCTGCGGTCATTTGGTGGCCGCAACTTGCGCCGCGATTGTCGCTTTCAGGAGGACATCAAGGGCAGCATCGTTACCGCGTAAGTGGTGTTTTGCGCAGTAAACTGGCATGGCAAGTAACGTTGTACCTAGGCTTGCAGTCAGCGCTGGCCTATATCGTATTCGGTTGGTTGCCGACGATCATGATTTCGCGTGGGATGACGCCTCTGGATGCCGGTTTGTTGATGTCGCTGTCAGTCTCATCCCAATTGATCACGGCGTTTAGTGGGCCGTGGCTGGCAACCCGTGGCAAGGATCAGCGCTTAATGATTATCCTGGCGGTGATCTTTACCACAACCGGGATGATGGGCTGCTTGTTTGGGGGGCTGGGCGGCAGTGTTGCCAGCGTTTTTGCCAGTGGCGATATCAGCGACATCGGTGCGGTCTGGTGGTGGGCTGTGATACTGGGATTGGGGCAGGGCGGCACATTCAGCATTGCCTTAATGCTAATCGTATTGCGCTCATCCGATCCGCATATTGCAGCTTCGTTATCCGGGATGGCGCAAGGCTTTGGCTACAGTATTGCGGCGCTAGGGCCGCTTGCTGTCGGTATCATGCACGACATAAGCGACGGCTGGCACACCAGTGCCATATTGTTTATTGTCGTAGCCTTCGGGATTCTGGTTGCCGGATGGGGTGCTGGTCAGAATGGTCATGTCAAGGTGACGGTGACGCGGGAATAA
- a CDS encoding basic amino acid ABC transporter substrate-binding protein: MKKVSKALLCIASSVVLLAACGKQESKEEKTASAAAPAEYIVGAEATFAPFEYQTEQKEIVGFDVDLMNAIADKAGFKVKFVNTPFEGIFNFLAQGDRDLLASAITITDERKQTVDFSEPYYESTQLIVVPKGSTVTKFTDLKSLTVGVQSATTGDETVQKLLGKSNPKIKRMESATLALKELEGGGVDAVVLDTGPVKNYVKNNASLGFHFISDPDFPKEYYGIAVKKGNTALLAKVNDGLAAIKADGTYQKIFSKYFADDVK; this comes from the coding sequence ATGAAGAAAGTATCAAAAGCCCTGTTATGTATCGCCTCAAGTGTTGTTCTATTGGCAGCATGCGGCAAGCAAGAAAGCAAAGAAGAAAAAACGGCATCGGCCGCCGCACCTGCTGAATATATTGTCGGTGCAGAAGCCACCTTTGCGCCATTTGAATACCAGACTGAACAAAAGGAAATCGTTGGCTTCGATGTCGATCTGATGAACGCCATCGCCGACAAAGCGGGCTTCAAGGTCAAATTCGTCAACACGCCGTTTGAAGGCATTTTCAACTTCCTCGCCCAAGGCGACCGCGATCTGCTGGCCTCGGCCATCACGATTACCGACGAACGCAAACAAACGGTCGACTTTTCTGAACCGTACTATGAATCGACGCAACTGATCGTGGTGCCAAAAGGTTCGACAGTCACCAAATTTACAGATTTGAAATCATTGACCGTCGGCGTCCAAAGTGCCACTACCGGCGATGAAACGGTACAAAAACTGCTAGGCAAAAGCAATCCTAAAATCAAACGCATGGAATCCGCGACGTTGGCGCTAAAAGAACTCGAAGGCGGTGGTGTGGATGCCGTTGTTCTGGATACCGGTCCGGTCAAAAATTACGTTAAAAATAACGCTTCGCTCGGTTTTCATTTCATCTCTGACCCGGATTTTCCGAAAGAGTATTACGGCATCGCAGTTAAAAAGGGCAATACCGCCTTGCTAGCCAAAGTGAATGATGGTTTAGCCGCTATCAAAGCGGATGGCACCTACCAGAAAATCTTCAGCAAATACTTTGCCGACGACGTTAAGTAA
- a CDS encoding basic amino acid ABC transporter substrate-binding protein yields MKQIFRYCFPVCAVVMALVTLSACNKQDANSDTKTSEAPVTEHAAYVVGVESAYAPFSSENEKKEVVGFDIEVMKVLADKIGIAVKFVPTPFKGIFNFLAQGDRDLLISAITITDERKQTVDFSTPYFEASQLIAVPINNTTVQKFTDLKNLKIGVQSATTGDQVVQELVGKNNPNIKRLDSTPLVLKELESGGVDAVVADDAVVKNYIANNLSAHFRVISDSSFPKEYYGIAVNKNNPALLAKINQGLKEIKADGSFDKISEKYFGPAKNS; encoded by the coding sequence ATGAAACAAATTTTTCGATATTGCTTTCCGGTTTGTGCCGTTGTCATGGCACTGGTAACGCTGAGTGCATGTAATAAACAAGATGCAAACTCCGACACTAAAACGTCCGAAGCGCCCGTTACCGAACATGCTGCCTATGTGGTTGGCGTCGAATCTGCCTATGCGCCGTTCTCTTCAGAAAATGAAAAGAAGGAAGTTGTCGGTTTCGATATTGAAGTGATGAAAGTGTTGGCTGACAAAATCGGCATTGCGGTCAAATTTGTCCCGACACCATTCAAGGGAATTTTTAATTTCCTTGCGCAGGGCGACCGTGATTTACTGATTTCGGCGATTACAATTACCGATGAACGGAAGCAGACTGTTGACTTTTCGACGCCGTATTTTGAGGCTAGCCAATTGATTGCAGTGCCTATTAATAACACTACGGTACAAAAATTTACCGACTTGAAAAATCTTAAAATCGGGGTCCAAAGTGCGACCACTGGTGATCAGGTAGTGCAAGAGTTAGTTGGCAAAAATAATCCGAATATTAAGCGGCTCGATTCGACGCCATTGGTATTGAAGGAGCTTGAAAGCGGCGGCGTCGATGCGGTCGTGGCCGATGATGCCGTGGTAAAAAACTATATCGCGAATAATCTATCGGCACATTTTCGCGTGATTTCGGATTCCAGTTTTCCGAAGGAATATTACGGGATAGCGGTGAATAAAAACAACCCCGCGTTGCTGGCAAAAATAAATCAGGGACTGAAGGAAATCAAGGCGGATGGCAGCTTCGATAAAATTAGCGAAAAATATTTTGGTCCGGCAAAAAATAGCTAA
- a CDS encoding amino acid ABC transporter permease has translation MDFRWSIIQGYAPLFVQGFFMTLQVAVISIIIGTILGLFLGMLRVADVKHGPWKWPFRAVRALASFYVAFFRGTPLFVQILLIHFAVMPVLIHQDNGLLISGELARTIKQNYGAFISGVVALSLNAGAYISEIFRAGIQSIDRGQTYAASSLGMGYRATMRYIVLPQAFRRMLPPLGNEAITLLKDSSLVSAIGLAELAYAARTVAGAYSRYWEPYITISVVYFTMTICLASLVSRLERKYAAPGRH, from the coding sequence ATGGATTTTCGCTGGAGCATCATCCAAGGCTACGCGCCACTGTTCGTCCAAGGTTTTTTCATGACGTTACAGGTGGCCGTGATCAGTATCATCATTGGGACTATCCTGGGTCTTTTTCTGGGGATGTTGCGGGTTGCCGATGTCAAACACGGGCCGTGGAAATGGCCTTTTCGGGCGGTCCGTGCGCTAGCTAGCTTTTACGTCGCATTTTTTCGCGGTACGCCGTTGTTCGTACAGATTCTGTTGATTCACTTTGCGGTTATGCCGGTGTTGATTCATCAGGATAATGGTTTGCTGATTTCGGGTGAGCTGGCGCGTACTATCAAGCAGAACTATGGGGCGTTTATTTCTGGTGTGGTGGCGCTGTCGCTGAATGCGGGTGCTTACATTTCGGAGATTTTCCGGGCGGGTATTCAGTCGATTGATCGTGGTCAGACTTATGCTGCGTCTAGTCTTGGGATGGGGTATCGGGCGACTATGCGGTATATCGTGCTGCCGCAGGCGTTTCGGCGGATGTTGCCGCCTTTGGGCAACGAGGCGATTACGTTGCTGAAAGATTCGTCGCTGGTGTCAGCGATTGGGTTGGCGGAATTAGCTTATGCGGCGCGCACGGTCGCGGGCGCTTACTCGCGGTATTGGGAGCCTTATATTACGATTTCGGTGGTGTACTTTACGATGACAATATGTTTGGCTTCGTTGGTGTCGCGGTTGGAGAGGAAGTATGCTGCGCCGGGGCGACATTAA
- a CDS encoding UvrD-helicase domain-containing protein — translation MEPQNMSEHDEAGAPMPHPYQMNGTPVEAQPFVNAACDPHHSVVVEACAGSGKTWLLVARMLRLLLAGAAPSELLAITFTRKAAQEMRERLLELLRELALAPDVQVRILLAERGIPAQDLTQTMPHARALYERVLSSPQSLSIDTFHSWFARLLQIAPLNSGVPHGYALTDKTGELLADAYRRFMQSLNDKDNAELKQTMLSLYQLVGDANARKLLNAFVSKRAEWWASSTAPLDIATPLEWLTAMCGADAEIDARLSLWDDAKVIDRIKNISWLLGQGTATNQKRATAMESALTAGAALENFDALCHQFFDDNGKPRGNTKTNNLKKALEDNFGPDGISVFDDAFFEVGEALKLLRRRSGERNVLALNRALFVVGNAYVEIYQAIKGEQRVFDFADLEWQAYRLITNPDSAAYVQSRLDTRYKHILLDEFQDTNPLQWSIVRAWLNAYGEDAGQPSVFIVGDPKQSIYRFRRAEPRVFVAARDMLQRQGATVLQANQTRRNATVIVDVLNASFDANPLFSAQTTLGEKGGAVWRLPLIKQTPNAAVSAGQDDDALMGLRNPLTTAREESEDARRRDEGTGVAQALIAARHRIRIKSVDGKRNVRWSDVMLLVKKRTHLGAYENALRNAGIPFISDRRGGLLESLEISDLIALLTFLITPDDSRALAHVLKSPIFSATDDDLIALAQRTERGWWPRLLAFTAISENAISTSDASAALQRAAHLLTHWLALSPRLSVHDLLDVMLHQGQLVERYAQAATPMTRSQAIGNIEAFVALALNMDAGRYPSLPKFIDALRVLQHTAESDAPDEASIDASIDAVRILTVHSAKGLEAPVVVLLDANHSDPARDDIGILCDWPQDEDAPVHFSAFGRAAERGAARDRLFAAEEGFKAQEDWNLLYVATTRAKQLLIISGVAGARSSAVGGVTEGSWYARLEWVEEIDLEMAEEAAVSLDAEGDGGFVLPVFDPVPMPLSSSLSLLTHALIDVSEEEVLSVLEVSNDAIDEGVALHALLERLTQHGHWPIVVPDVATIARWLPCTLELALIVQQQARTILAEPSLVHFFDPGLHVAARNEMEVTADVSLRFDRVVMFEEEVWILDYKRQLLDSERAGYQAQLSGYRAAVEGVFLGKRIRTAVITSDGVLVEME, via the coding sequence ATGGAGCCACAAAATATGTCTGAGCATGACGAAGCTGGCGCACCAATGCCGCATCCCTATCAAATGAATGGCACACCAGTAGAAGCCCAGCCTTTCGTTAACGCCGCTTGCGATCCGCATCATTCCGTCGTGGTTGAGGCTTGCGCCGGTAGCGGCAAAACATGGTTGCTGGTGGCGCGTATGTTGCGCTTGCTGTTGGCGGGCGCAGCGCCATCAGAATTGCTGGCGATTACGTTCACCCGCAAAGCCGCGCAAGAAATGCGCGAGCGTTTGCTTGAGTTGCTGCGTGAACTAGCCTTGGCACCGGATGTGCAGGTCCGTATTCTTTTAGCGGAGCGTGGTATTCCGGCGCAAGATTTGACGCAAACAATGCCGCACGCACGGGCTTTGTATGAGCGCGTTTTGTCTAGTCCGCAAAGCCTGTCTATCGATACTTTTCACAGCTGGTTTGCCCGGTTACTACAAATTGCGCCTCTCAATTCGGGCGTGCCGCACGGCTATGCGTTGACCGATAAAACCGGCGAATTGTTAGCCGATGCGTATCGACGCTTCATGCAATCGTTAAACGATAAAGATAATGCCGAACTGAAGCAGACAATGTTGAGTTTGTATCAGTTGGTCGGTGACGCCAACGCACGCAAGCTTCTGAACGCATTCGTGAGTAAGCGGGCGGAATGGTGGGCCAGCAGCACCGCGCCGCTGGATATTGCTACGCCGTTGGAATGGCTGACCGCTATGTGTGGCGCCGATGCTGAGATAGATGCCCGACTATCGTTATGGGATGACGCCAAGGTAATCGACAGGATAAAAAATATTTCATGGTTGCTCGGGCAGGGCACGGCGACCAATCAAAAACGCGCGACGGCGATGGAAAGCGCGCTGACCGCGGGAGCTGCCTTAGAAAACTTCGATGCGCTGTGTCATCAGTTTTTTGACGATAACGGCAAACCACGTGGTAATACTAAAACCAATAATCTGAAAAAGGCGCTGGAGGATAACTTTGGTCCCGATGGCATCAGTGTTTTTGATGATGCATTTTTCGAGGTCGGCGAAGCGCTGAAATTACTGCGCCGCCGTAGTGGTGAACGGAATGTGCTGGCGCTGAATAGGGCCTTATTCGTTGTCGGAAATGCTTATGTAGAAATTTATCAGGCCATTAAGGGAGAGCAGCGCGTCTTCGATTTTGCGGATCTGGAGTGGCAAGCCTATCGCCTGATAACCAATCCCGACAGCGCGGCCTATGTGCAAAGTCGGCTGGATACGCGCTACAAACACATTTTGCTGGATGAATTTCAGGATACCAATCCGCTGCAATGGAGCATCGTGCGCGCCTGGCTAAATGCCTATGGCGAAGATGCCGGGCAACCCAGCGTGTTTATTGTGGGCGATCCAAAACAATCGATTTATCGTTTCCGCCGCGCAGAACCACGCGTATTTGTTGCCGCCCGCGATATGTTACAACGGCAGGGAGCGACAGTCTTGCAAGCTAATCAGACGCGCCGTAATGCGACCGTGATTGTTGATGTATTGAATGCCAGTTTTGATGCAAATCCCTTGTTTTCAGCGCAAACGACGTTGGGAGAAAAAGGCGGCGCGGTCTGGCGTTTGCCGTTGATTAAACAGACTCCTAACGCCGCCGTTTCAGCCGGGCAAGATGATGATGCGTTAATGGGATTGCGCAATCCTCTTACGACGGCGCGGGAAGAATCGGAGGACGCCCGGCGTCGGGATGAAGGCACTGGCGTGGCGCAGGCGTTGATTGCGGCGCGCCATAGAATACGGATTAAGAGCGTTGATGGTAAACGCAATGTGCGTTGGTCGGATGTCATGCTGCTGGTAAAAAAACGCACGCATTTAGGCGCGTATGAGAACGCTTTACGCAACGCCGGGATTCCATTTATATCGGATCGGCGCGGCGGTTTGCTCGAATCGCTTGAAATTTCCGATCTGATTGCGTTGCTGACATTTTTGATCACCCCCGACGATAGTCGCGCTTTGGCGCATGTGTTGAAGTCGCCGATTTTTTCTGCTACCGATGATGATTTGATTGCGTTGGCGCAGCGCACTGAGCGTGGTTGGTGGCCGCGTTTGCTGGCATTCACCGCGATCAGTGAAAATGCAATTTCGACGTCCGACGCATCCGCTGCGTTGCAGCGCGCAGCGCATTTGTTGACACACTGGCTGGCGCTATCACCGCGCTTATCGGTGCATGATTTGTTGGATGTGATGTTGCATCAGGGACAGTTGGTTGAGCGTTACGCGCAGGCTGCAACGCCGATGACGCGCAGTCAGGCAATTGGCAATATCGAAGCGTTCGTTGCGCTGGCGTTGAATATGGATGCCGGGCGTTATCCAAGTTTGCCGAAGTTTATCGATGCATTGCGGGTGCTGCAACATACTGCCGAAAGTGATGCGCCGGATGAGGCGAGTATCGATGCGTCTATCGATGCTGTGCGGATATTGACTGTGCATAGTGCGAAAGGTTTGGAAGCGCCCGTCGTCGTTTTGCTGGACGCAAATCATAGCGATCCGGCGCGCGATGATATCGGGATTTTGTGCGATTGGCCGCAAGATGAAGATGCACCGGTGCATTTTTCAGCGTTCGGTCGCGCCGCTGAGCGCGGCGCGGCGCGGGATCGTTTGTTTGCTGCGGAAGAGGGATTTAAGGCGCAGGAAGACTGGAATTTGTTATATGTCGCCACCACGCGTGCCAAGCAGTTGTTGATTATTAGCGGCGTTGCGGGGGCGCGTAGCAGCGCGGTTGGTGGGGTGACTGAGGGGAGTTGGTATGCGCGTCTGGAATGGGTGGAGGAAATAGATTTGGAGATGGCGGAGGAGGCTGCGGTTAGCCTTGATGCTGAGGGCGATGGCGGTTTTGTTTTGCCTGTGTTCGATCCGGTGCCAATGCCGTTGTCATCGTCATTGTCATTATTGACGCACGCGCTTATTGATGTTTCCGAGGAAGAGGTTTTGTCGGTTTTAGAGGTCAGTAACGATGCCATTGATGAAGGTGTGGCTTTGCATGCGTTGTTGGAGCGGTTGACGCAGCATGGGCATTGGCCGATCGTTGTGCCGGATGTTGCGACTATCGCGCGCTGGTTGCCGTGTACTTTGGAGTTGGCATTGATTGTGCAGCAGCAGGCTAGGACTATCTTGGCTGAGCCTTCGTTGGTACATTTTTTTGATCCGGGGTTACATGTTGCTGCTCGTAATGAGATGGAAGTGACGGCGGATGTTTCGTTACGCTTTGATCGGGTGGTGATGTTTGAGGAGGAAGTTTGGATTTTGGATTATAAGCGGCAGTTGCTGGACAGTGAGCGGGCTGGATATCAGGCGCAACTGAGTGGATATCGGGCGGCTGTTGAGGGAGTTTTTTTAGGGAAGAGGATTCGGACTGCTGTGATTACTTCGGATGGGGTGTTGGTGGAGATGGAGTGA
- a CDS encoding substrate-binding domain-containing protein, producing MYKVTIKPHWEIGQHSDDSLDTAALLALLTSIRETGSISNAAKETKQSYRHVWGLLREAEQLFGHPLVITERGRGSILTALAEKLIWADRRIAARLSPTLESLASELEGELSKAVAGSSKKIRLNASHGFAVAALLNQLNAIHLPLDLRYRNSTDAVSALSRGECDLAGFHVPFGEFEEATVALYARWLNKKMHCLIHLAVRKQGLMVAPGNPKNIQTLSDLAGTGVSFVNRQAGSGTRMLLEMLLSKAGVAQLAIEGFESTEFTHSAVAAFIASGMADVGFGVQTAAERFGLEFIPLIRERYFFALPIAAMQDPLMQQVITTIQTDAFRQVVNQLAGYDGSATGEIFSLSDAFSSLS from the coding sequence ATGTATAAAGTCACCATCAAGCCGCATTGGGAAATTGGACAACACTCTGACGACTCGCTCGACACGGCAGCGCTGCTGGCGCTACTCACGTCAATCAGGGAAACCGGATCGATTTCGAATGCGGCTAAAGAGACCAAACAGTCCTATCGGCATGTGTGGGGATTATTGCGCGAGGCCGAACAGTTATTCGGGCATCCATTAGTGATTACCGAGCGCGGTCGCGGCAGTATCCTAACCGCGCTGGCAGAGAAATTAATCTGGGCTGACCGTCGCATTGCAGCGCGTTTGTCGCCAACACTTGAAAGTCTGGCCTCAGAGCTGGAAGGCGAACTCAGCAAAGCCGTTGCCGGTTCTTCCAAAAAGATACGCCTGAATGCCAGCCACGGTTTTGCGGTGGCAGCACTGCTGAACCAGTTAAATGCCATTCATTTGCCACTTGATCTGCGCTATCGCAACAGCACCGATGCCGTCTCAGCCCTGTCTCGCGGCGAATGCGATCTGGCCGGATTTCACGTGCCCTTTGGCGAATTTGAAGAGGCAACCGTTGCCCTGTATGCCCGCTGGCTAAACAAAAAGATGCACTGTTTGATTCATCTGGCGGTGCGCAAGCAAGGATTGATGGTCGCGCCAGGCAATCCAAAAAATATTCAAACACTGTCGGATCTGGCCGGTACGGGCGTATCTTTCGTGAATCGACAAGCCGGTTCGGGCACGCGCATGCTGCTAGAAATGTTGCTATCCAAGGCTGGTGTAGCGCAATTAGCGATAGAAGGATTTGAAAGTACGGAATTTACCCATTCGGCAGTAGCTGCCTTCATCGCCAGCGGCATGGCTGATGTTGGATTCGGCGTACAAACTGCCGCAGAGCGGTTTGGTCTGGAATTTATCCCATTAATCAGAGAACGTTATTTCTTCGCGCTGCCAATCGCCGCGATGCAAGACCCATTGATGCAACAGGTCATCACGACAATACAAACCGACGCTTTCCGTCAGGTCGTTAATCAGCTGGCTGGCTATGACGGCAGTGCAACTGGCGAAATTTTTTCACTTTCAGATGCATTTTCCAGCTTAAGTTGA